The window AACCAAACCGGTCTGGCTGTGCTGATTACAACGGATGAGGATGCTGCCTCTGTTGACGGCAAAATCAAACGGGCCAATGACTTCGAGTACGAGCGTGTCGGCGTGATGATGCGCAATAACCTGATCGCTATTAAGGATAATGGTGGTGTTTCGTTGGCAGATATGGCCAAAAAGGTCATGGAAGGTGCTCCGAAGCAGGCCATCATTTTAATGAGTGATAACGTGGACAGCCTTAAGGGTGGTGCTGCGGCTTGTGGTGATAATAAACCCTTGCTTTATGGTGCCACCAACGAGAATGTCGATGCCTTTGCTGCACTTGCCCAGGAGACCGGTTGTGTTATCGGTGTGAAGGGCAAGAATATTGATGATCTGGTAGAAACAGCAGATAAGCTCCTCGCTGCTGGCGTCAAGGATATGGTCATTGATACCGGTGCCCGGACCATGCGCGGCGCCTTTGAGGATAATGTTGTGGCTCGTCGCTCTGCGGTGAAGGAGAAATTCAAACCGCTTGGCTTTCCGACCATCACCTTTCCCTGCGAGATGTGTGATGACCTGATGATGGAGGCCATGATCGGCTCTGTTCTGATGGCCAAGTACACCGGGATTACGGTCTTCTCTGACATCCAGGGCGATATCCTGTTCCCGCTCCTGCTGGAGCAGCTGAACATCTTCACTGACCCGCAGCGTCCGATGGTTGTTGCTGAGGATATTTATCCGATCACCGGTCCGGATGAGAATTCACCGGTCCTGATCACCTGTAACTTCTCGCTCACCTACTTCATTGTTTCCGGTGAGATTGAAGGCTCCAAGGTGCCCAGTTGGCTGCTGATCAAGGATACCGAAGGTCTGTCCGTGCTCACTGCCTGGGCTGCGGGTAAATTCGGTGCCGATCTGATCGCCATGTTTGTCAATAAATCTGGTATTTTGGATAAGGTCAAGCATCGGGAACTGATCATTCCGGGCTATCTGGCCACCATCAAGGGTGAACTGGAAGAGGAGCTACCTGACTGGACCATCACCATCGGGCCTCGCGAGGCCGGGCATCTGCCTGCATTCCTCAAGGAGTGGAAACCGGCAGCGTAGGTTGGGCTGACGGTGCAGTTTTGCTTTGTACAATACAGCCCTGTCGTCCATCGGATGATGGGGCTGTTTGGTCTGGAAAGGCAACAGTCGAGTAGGATGGGTTTACGTACCATTAATGAGCCTGTGAAACGTTAGCCTCAGAAGGAGAATGAAGATATGGCCCCGGAAGCTGCCATTACAATTTCAAAGATGCTTGAGACATTGCCGGAACGGTTCAAAGCATTAAGGAAGCTGGCATGAGCCTAAGCGCAATAGTGTTATATTGGACAAACTGGTCTGGTAATGTATACCGATGAGTTGCAACAATAGTTGAGTTGATATGGGCAAAGTCTACATTGAAACTTCAATAGTCTCTTATCTGACAGCACGACCATCCAGTAATCTCATTGCCGCTGCATGGCAAAAAGAAACTATTGATTGGTGGGAATCCGAAAAACAGCGATTTAAGCTATATATTTCAGAGGTTGTGATTGAAGAAGCAGGCAGAGGAAACGCTGATGCTGCATCAAGAAGGCTCTCTGCACTTGATGGCCTTGAGATCTTTAAAATAAATAAAGAAATAGTCGCGTTATCCAAGATTCTGATTCAGGATGGCGGAATCCCGAAAAAGGCGCTGGATGACGCATTACATGTTGCGATAGCTTCCGTTCATGCAGTTGAATTTTTACTCACATGGAATTGTAGACACACAAACAACGCGGAAATGAAGCCGAAAATAAGAAAAATTATAGAAGCGCATGGATTTCAGAGTCCTGAAATTGCTACTCCAATCGAATTGATGGGGAGGAGAGATGATGATTGACGAAATACTTCAAGAATTAAGGGCTGTAAAAGATAAAATTGCTAAAGAGTATAGCTATAGTCTTGATGATTTAGCTGAATATTATTCGCAAAAACAAATGAATAATCCTGAAAAATTCTATCAGGGGAAGAAAAATATAAAAACCGAGCAGGTTGTTCGATCTGAATAAACATGGGTTGAAGATTGTTGTCTATAACTATCCAAGATGATATTTAATTCAACTTACTTGAGTTTGTAGCGTCAGCCCGTCAAACACCTGAAAAATTCGTGATTGAACTTATTCGTGAGCACTTTGATTATTATGACAGTCTTGACAGCGAGGCACCTGATTTTACCGCATTAGAGACTGACAGAAAATATACTTTAACCAATCAATAAACACTGGAGATTGCAATGGGAAAAGGAATGGAACACAGGGCCGGATCAGTAATGGTCGTGGGCGGAGGTATCGCCGGGATACAGACCGCCCTTGACCTGACTGAACTTGGTTATTACGTCTACCTGCTGGAAAAAGCGCCGGTTGTGGGCGGGGTTATGGCCCAGCTCGATAAGACTTTTCCGACCAATGACTGCTCTCTCTGAATACTCGCGCCTAAGCTGGTAGAGGCCGGTCGGTCTCCAAACATAGAGATGATCACCAATGCAGATCTTCTGGCATTGGACGGAAAACCGGGTGATTTTACTGTCAAGGTACGTAAACGCCCACGTTATATTGATGCGGACAAGTGTACTGCCTGCGGGTTGTGTACCCAATATTGTCCCAAGCACCTTTCTGATGCATATAATGAAGGACTGTCGCTGACTCGTCCTATTCATATTGATTATGCCCAGGCTGTGCCTGCGACATATTATATTGATCCGTCAGCCTGTATGTCTGTGCAACACGATACCTGCCAGATCTGCGTGCCGGTCTGCCAGAGTCATGCCATTGACTTTAGTCAGCAGCCGGAAGAAGTTGATATCAAGGTTGGGGCAATGGTGCTGTCGCCAGGCTTTGGCCGGATTGATGATGCCACCTTGGAAAAATATTCCTACGGTCAACATCCTGATGTGCTTACAGCGGTAGAATTTGAGCGCATGACCAATGCTTCTGGTCCCTTCCTCGGTGAGGTGAAATGCTTCTCTGATGGGCGCCATCCCAAGTCATTGGCTTTTATTCAGTGTGTGGGTTCCAGGGATCTGGGGTGTGATAATGGCTATTGCTCTTCAGTTTGCTGTATGTATGCCATCAAGGAAGCAATGGTGGCCAAGGAGCATGACCCGGAAGTGGATATCACCGTCTATTATATGGATATCCGCACCCAGGGCAAGGATTTTGATAAGGCCAGGGAACGGGCCGAGGCTATGGGCGTGAAGTTTGTCCGGGCCAAGGTTGCCGGAGTGACTCCTTGGGAGAATAGCCTACGTTTGACCTATTCCACTTTGGACGGCAAGCATGAGTTTAAGCCTCATGATATGGTGGTGCTTTCTGTTGGTCTGGAAGCTCCCAAGGATGCTCAGGGTATTGCCGACATGACGGGCATTGAGCTGAATCAGTATGATTTTGCCAAAACAGATACCTTCAGCCCCCTGAATACCAGCGTGGAAGGCGTGGTTGTTGCTGGTGCCTTCCAGGGCCCCAAGGATATCCCAGAGTCTGTTACGCAGGCCTCGGCAACAGCTGGTATCGTGTCTGGGATGTTGGAAAAACAGCGCGGGCTCGGCATTGTCCATAAGTCCTACCCGGACGAGAAAGCGATGGATGAGGAAGTCCGCATCGGGGTTTTTGTTTGCCATTGCGGTATCAATATCGCCTCGGTAGTGGATGTCCATAAGGTGGAAGATTCTGTTGAGGGCATGGAAGGGGTTGTCTACCATACAGATTCCCTCTACTCCTGTTCTGCTGATGCGGTGCAGACCCTCAAGGACAGGATTATTGAGCATAATCTGAATCGGGTGGTTATTGCGGCCTGTTCTCCGCGAACCCATGAGCCGCTTTTTCAGGAAACCCTGCGGGATGCAGGCCTGAATCGTTGCCTGATTGAGATGGTCAATATCCGTGACCAATGTTCCTGGGTCCATGCTGGCGAGCCGGAAGCAGCTACTGATAAGTCGCAGGATCTGTTGCGCATGGCAGTTGCTAAGGCCAGAGGTATGAAACCTCTGCCGGAACAGACTGTGCCGGTTACCCCCAAGGCCTTGATCATCGGCGCGGGTATTGCCGGTATGACCGTGGCCTTGAGTCTGGCAGAGCAGGGCTTTGACTCTGTGCTGGTGGAGAAAGGAGAACGGCTGGGAGGCAGCCTGGGACTGTTGAACCATACTCTGGATGCCCACGAGACCGCCTCGCACCTGCAAAAACTGGTTGCTGAGGTCGAGGCCAACGAGCATATTGACGTGCTGACCAAGGCCGAGCTCAAGGATTTCTCCGGCTTTGTCGGCAACTTCTCCTCTGTGGTAGCTGAGGAGGGTGGTGCTGAGCACACGGTGGATCACGGGGTTGTGGTCCTGGCAACCGGTGGGCACGAGCATCGTCCCGAGGGCTATCTGCTGGAGGAGAACGATAAGGTGGTCACCCAGACCGAGCTGGAGCAGCAATTGGCTGCGGACGGTAAGGCACCGGAATCTATTATTATGGTCCAGTGTGCTGGTTCACGCGGTGATGATCTCAAGTATTGCTCCAAGGTCTGCTGTAATCATGCGGTTAAGAATGCGCTCAAGATCAAGGAACTGAATCCTGCCAGTCAGGTGATCGTCCTGTATCGGGATATGCGGACCTATGGTTATGCCGAGGATGCCTATCGTGAGGCGCGACTTAAAGGCGTGATCTTCATTCCTTATGAGTTGGCTCAGAAACCGAAGATTTCTGTTAAAGGCAAAGGCAAGAAGCTCACAGTGAGCTTCTTTGATGCCCTGTTGCAGGAAGATGTGGAGATGAACCCGGATATGGTGGCCCTGTCCGTGGGTATTGCCCCGGATGGTACCGAAGATCTGAGCAAGCTGCTCAAGGCACCACTCACCGATGATCGCTTCTTCCTGGAGGCCCATGTGAAGTTGCGGCCAGTGGAACTGCCGGTCTCCGGGGTCTATGTCTGTGGCCTGGCCCACGCACCGAAACCTGTGGATGAGACCATTGCCCAGGCCCAGGCAGCTGCGGCCAAGGCGGCTATTCCCCTGGTGAAAGGCAAGGTCAGCATTGATCCTATTGTCTCGGTAGTTGAGCAGGAAAAATGTATTGGTTGCGGTATCTGCGCCAGCCTTTGTCCCTTTGGCGCTATTGAGATGATCAAGGTAGATAAGAAGCGCAAGGCCCAGACCATTGCCGCCTCCTGTAAGGCCTGTGGTATTTGTTCCAGCCATTGTCCGACCTTTGCCATCTCTATGGGCGGGTTCACCAATGAGCAGATCATGGATCAGATTGCCGCCTTTGGTAATATACAGGCGGACGAACCGGTTGAGGCGTGATTCCTGTAACCTGAAACACACTGTAGGGGCAGACCCCTGTGTCTGCCCTGATTGGATTGGGCGAACACGGGGATTCGCCCCTACAGCCTGATATGCAATAAACATCAATTATGAGGTGTTTTGATGAGCAATGAGTTCAGTCCCAAGATTTTGGGTTTTTTATGTAACTGGTGCTGCTACGCAGCAGCGGACGCAGCCGGGGTTTCCCGGTTTCAGTACCCACCTAACCTGCGGACCATCCGGGTGATGTGTACCGGTCGGGTTGATCCGTCCTTTATCCTGCGCGGTTTTATCGAGGGCGCAGACGGTATCTTCACCGGTGGCTGACAGCATGGCGAATGTCATTACCAGGTAGGTAATTACGATGCAATGGGTGTGGATGCGCTGGTCAGAAAGGTACTGGAAGACGTGGGTATCCGCAAAGAACGATATGATCTGCAATGGGCTTCAGCTGCTGAGGCTCCGCGCTTTGTGAAGTTGATCACTGATTTCACCGAACAGATGCGTGAACTCGGTCCGCTGGGCGAGGCTGAGGGAATGTCCAAAGAAGAGATCAAGGATCGCTTGCAGAAAGCTCTGGATGTGGTCTCTGACCAGAAGGTCCGGGTCAGCTTTGGTAATGCTGCTAAGGCGGTGCGCAAGGACGCGATCTGGACGCCGGAGCATATTGACGGGGTGGTCACCACCAAGATGGCGAAGACTTTGGAGAAGGCAATGGCCTAATAATTGCCTGATTGTTGTGCCTGCTCCTCTCTGTACAGCACAAAGCAGGCATTGACAAGAATATACAAACGGCACTGTCCCTTGGGATGGTGCCGTTTTTTTTGACATCCGCCCTGAAAAGACCTATTATAAGTATTGTTAGAAGTGCTTTAAATCAATCATGGGGGAGTGGATATGGCGGAGCGTATTTTAGCTGGTAGAATAGCCAGTATTTCTGAACTGAAAAAAAATCCGATGGGGGTTCTTGCCCAGGGAGAAGGCGATCCTGTTGCAATCCTGAATAGGAATAAGCCGGCTTTTTACTGTGTTCCGGCGCAGGCATACGAAGAACTGCTTAACCGGCTGGAAGATATGGAACTGAATGCCATTGCAGATGCTCGTAAAGGTCAGAAGCGAATCAAGGTGAAACTGGATGAGCTATGAACTGGAGTTTCTGTCTGAAGCCTTCAAGGAATGGAAGGCATTGGATGGTTCCGTAAAAAAGCAGTTCAAGAAAAAGCTGGCAGAACGTCTCCAGAATCCCTTTGTTCCGGTCTCCAAGCTCTCGGGCAGTGAAACTCGGTATAAAATCAAGTTGCGGTCTGTCGGTTACCGCTTGGTTTACGAAGTGATTGACTCTGAGTTGGTTGTTGTGGTTATTGCTGTGGGCAAACGGGAGAACAGTATGGTGTATAAAAAAGCTGCTGGTCGCCGGAGATAAGCAGATCAGTCGCTTTTTTTATGGAAAATAGAGTCTGGTCGTTGAGCGTAATGCTTCGGAACAGGAGGTCCAGATCAACCTCAAGTTCAGGGAGTATGGTCAACGCGAGCATGCCTTTGCCCGCATGAATATGTGGAGGAAGGAAGAAATGATCTTGGCCGAGAAGACGGACCGTGACCAGCCTGTCCAGCGGGTGGATAATCCAATATTCTCGAACTCCAAACTGTTCATAGAGGGCTGTTTTGGTGATATTATCATGGGCAGCTGTGGAGGGAGAGGTGATTTCAGCAATAAAGTCCGGGGCCCCGACACAGCCGTGTTGGTCCAGTTTTTTCGCGTCACAGATAATGGAGATATCTGGTTGCAACACAGTAGTGCTTGTGTCGGAAGATTCCTGGGCAGTCGGAAGGCGGACATCAAAGGGAGCAGGATAGACAGAACAGGAGTGATCAAGAAGATAGTTGCTGAGTTGCCGGGCAAGCTCCATGCTGATTTCCTGATGAAAGCGTGATGGTGCCGGGCTCATGGCATAGAAGGTGCCGGATATCAGCTCGTAACGTTCATTGTCAGGCATTCTCCTGTAATCCTGCCATGTGTAGCATTCCTGTTGTGCTAACTCCACGGTATCCTCCAGAGCAGTATGTTTGGGAAATTGGGAACAGATGTTACCTGTGACTATAAGGGTAAAGTGTTTTGTACGAAAAAACAAGAAGGAAAGGGAAAGAGCAAGGTCCCGCAAGACTATGCGCTGGTTATTCCGGCTGCGTAATCCGCCGCTGGATCAAACTGTGGTCTGTCGGTTACCGCTCAACTCCTCCACTATTGAAGGCGCAAGTCCGGTAAATCTCACCACCCTTTCCACCGGCTCCCCTTCAGCCAGCATTTCTTTGGCGATTTCTAAGGTGCGCTGCTCTCTCCCTTCTTCCCGGCCTTCTATCCGTCCCTCATCAAAGGCGGTATCAATGGAGTTCTTCAGATCCCGGTAATACTTCAGGTCCTTATTCGGCTGTTCTCCGAAGATCTTTTTTTGAAGCCGTAATCGGTGAACAGGTTGATGTAGCGTTCTTTGGTTGGCATAGTCTTTTTTTTAAGGAGAGGAAGGGGCTGCACTGCCCCGGCTCGAGCGTTGTTTCGGGTATGATTCTCTTCCTGTTGTCAAAAATTCTGCTTCAACTCCTCCACTATTGCGGGCGCAAGCCCGGTAAGTCGTGCCACCCTTTCCACCGGCTCTCCTTCAGCCAACATCTCCTTGGCAATCTCAATCTTTTGTTCTTCTCTTCCTTCTGCCTTCCCCTCATCAAAGGCGGTATCAATGGAGTTTTTCAGATCTCGGTAATACTTCAGGCTGTTTTCGTACGATAGCACCTGATCCGGGGTGAAGCGGGCGATCTCGGCAGATTCGAAGAGTTGCTCAAAGACCTGTTCCCGCAGTGTGTCCGGGATATTATCCAGTCGATTCAGATTTCTGATAACGTACATCCACTTATCAAAGCGTGTCTCAAGTTCATCGAGCACCTTAGTGAATTTGGGCATCTCCAGGTAGATAAAGGTCAGCTTGTCGTAGAACACCCGCTTGGTTTCAATATCAGATAGTTTGATGTCATAGCGGTACTTGTCCGGCTGATCCTTGTCCTCATCAAAGACAAAATCGAGAATCGCCACCGTGTAAACCGCCTTGAGCTCGAAATTCCAGTCTCCTCTTTCTGCCTGTTCGCGAATGGGAAAGGTGGAATAATAGAGGGCTCGGTCTTTGAAGAAATTCTGTTTGCTCTTCTGCAACTCAACGATGAATTTCTCGCCCCGTTCATTTTCGCAGTAGAGGTCAAAGATGGCCCTACGGTCAAGATCGGTATCGCCGAGCTGTTCGGTTTTCAGGTAGGTCAGGTCCCGGATCTCGCCCTGTTCTTCCTTGAGCAGCTCGTTGAGAAAGTCCAGCAGCAGGTTCTTATTCGGCTGTTCTCCGAAGATCTTTTTGAAACCGTAATCGGTGAACAGGTTGATGTAGCGTTCTTTGGTTGGCATGTTCTTTGTCCTTAAAAGCAGCGGTGTATGTGCCGCATCAGCGGGGCAGAGTGTGGGAAATAAGGAATTTATCGTATATGTACGACAAAATTTGTTTTTTTTCAATGTAGATTCAGGTAAGGTGGGAGTTCGCCAATTTGTCTAAAAAACGAAGTGTTATCGGTTCAAAAGTACCCTGCACGACATTGTGGTGGGTAAAAATATA is drawn from Candidatus Electrothrix aestuarii and contains these coding sequences:
- the acsC gene encoding acetyl-CoA decarbonylase/synthase complex subunit gamma, with product MALTGIQILKMLPKKNCGECDIPTCLAFAMKVAAGQAEIETCPYVSDEAKATIGEASAPPIRTVKIGAGDAQFTAGGETCQFRHEKRFENQTGLAVLITTDEDAASVDGKIKRANDFEYERVGVMMRNNLIAIKDNGGVSLADMAKKVMEGAPKQAIILMSDNVDSLKGGAAACGDNKPLLYGATNENVDAFAALAQETGCVIGVKGKNIDDLVETADKLLAAGVKDMVIDTGARTMRGAFEDNVVARRSAVKEKFKPLGFPTITFPCEMCDDLMMEAMIGSVLMAKYTGITVFSDIQGDILFPLLLEQLNIFTDPQRPMVVAEDIYPITGPDENSPVLITCNFSLTYFIVSGEIEGSKVPSWLLIKDTEGLSVLTAWAAGKFGADLIAMFVNKSGILDKVKHRELIIPGYLATIKGELEEELPDWTITIGPREAGHLPAFLKEWKPAA
- a CDS encoding type II toxin-antitoxin system VapC family toxin produces the protein MGKVYIETSIVSYLTARPSSNLIAAAWQKETIDWWESEKQRFKLYISEVVIEEAGRGNADAASRRLSALDGLEIFKINKEIVALSKILIQDGGIPKKALDDALHVAIASVHAVEFLLTWNCRHTNNAEMKPKIRKIIEAHGFQSPEIATPIELMGRRDDD
- a CDS encoding FAD-dependent oxidoreductase, which produces MGKGMEHRAGSVMVVGGGIAGIQTALDLTELGYYVYLLEKAPVVGGVMAQLDKTFPTNDCSLUILAPKLVEAGRSPNIEMITNADLLALDGKPGDFTVKVRKRPRYIDADKCTACGLCTQYCPKHLSDAYNEGLSLTRPIHIDYAQAVPATYYIDPSACMSVQHDTCQICVPVCQSHAIDFSQQPEEVDIKVGAMVLSPGFGRIDDATLEKYSYGQHPDVLTAVEFERMTNASGPFLGEVKCFSDGRHPKSLAFIQCVGSRDLGCDNGYCSSVCCMYAIKEAMVAKEHDPEVDITVYYMDIRTQGKDFDKARERAEAMGVKFVRAKVAGVTPWENSLRLTYSTLDGKHEFKPHDMVVLSVGLEAPKDAQGIADMTGIELNQYDFAKTDTFSPLNTSVEGVVVAGAFQGPKDIPESVTQASATAGIVSGMLEKQRGLGIVHKSYPDEKAMDEEVRIGVFVCHCGINIASVVDVHKVEDSVEGMEGVVYHTDSLYSCSADAVQTLKDRIIEHNLNRVVIAACSPRTHEPLFQETLRDAGLNRCLIEMVNIRDQCSWVHAGEPEAATDKSQDLLRMAVAKARGMKPLPEQTVPVTPKALIIGAGIAGMTVALSLAEQGFDSVLVEKGERLGGSLGLLNHTLDAHETASHLQKLVAEVEANEHIDVLTKAELKDFSGFVGNFSSVVAEEGGAEHTVDHGVVVLATGGHEHRPEGYLLEENDKVVTQTELEQQLAADGKAPESIIMVQCAGSRGDDLKYCSKVCCNHAVKNALKIKELNPASQVIVLYRDMRTYGYAEDAYREARLKGVIFIPYELAQKPKISVKGKGKKLTVSFFDALLQEDVEMNPDMVALSVGIAPDGTEDLSKLLKAPLTDDRFFLEAHVKLRPVELPVSGVYVCGLAHAPKPVDETIAQAQAAAAKAAIPLVKGKVSIDPIVSVVEQEKCIGCGICASLCPFGAIEMIKVDKKRKAQTIAASCKACGICSSHCPTFAISMGGFTNEQIMDQIAAFGNIQADEPVEA
- a CDS encoding hydrogenase iron-sulfur subunit; this encodes MSNEFSPKILGFLCNWCCYAAADAAGVSRFQYPPNLRTIRVMCTGRVDPSFILRGFIEGADGIFTGGUQHGECHYQVGNYDAMGVDALVRKVLEDVGIRKERYDLQWASAAEAPRFVKLITDFTEQMRELGPLGEAEGMSKEEIKDRLQKALDVVSDQKVRVSFGNAAKAVRKDAIWTPEHIDGVVTTKMAKTLEKAMA
- a CDS encoding type II toxin-antitoxin system Phd/YefM family antitoxin translates to MAERILAGRIASISELKKNPMGVLAQGEGDPVAILNRNKPAFYCVPAQAYEELLNRLEDMELNAIADARKGQKRIKVKLDEL
- a CDS encoding type II toxin-antitoxin system RelE/ParE family toxin → MSYELEFLSEAFKEWKALDGSVKKQFKKKLAERLQNPFVPVSKLSGSETRYKIKLRSVGYRLVYEVIDSELVVVVIAVGKRENSMVYKKAAGRRR
- a CDS encoding Uma2 family endonuclease, producing MELAQQECYTWQDYRRMPDNERYELISGTFYAMSPAPSRFHQEISMELARQLSNYLLDHSCSVYPAPFDVRLPTAQESSDTSTTVLQPDISIICDAKKLDQHGCVGAPDFIAEITSPSTAAHDNITKTALYEQFGVREYWIIHPLDRLVTVRLLGQDHFFLPPHIHAGKGMLALTILPELEVDLDLLFRSITLNDQTLFSIKKATDLLISGDQQLFYTPYCSPVCPQQ
- a CDS encoding Rpn family recombination-promoting nuclease/putative transposase, with product MPTKERYINLFTDYGFKKIFGEQPNKNLLLDFLNELLKEEQGEIRDLTYLKTEQLGDTDLDRRAIFDLYCENERGEKFIVELQKSKQNFFKDRALYYSTFPIREQAERGDWNFELKAVYTVAILDFVFDEDKDQPDKYRYDIKLSDIETKRVFYDKLTFIYLEMPKFTKVLDELETRFDKWMYVIRNLNRLDNIPDTLREQVFEQLFESAEIARFTPDQVLSYENSLKYYRDLKNSIDTAFDEGKAEGREEQKIEIAKEMLAEGEPVERVARLTGLAPAIVEELKQNF